The following coding sequences are from one Lipingzhangella halophila window:
- the acnA gene encoding aconitate hydratase AcnA: MSANSFGSSDTLRVGDASYEIFRLDAVEGSERLPYSLKVLLENLLRTEDGQNVTAEHIRAIGNWDPTAAPSQEIQFTPARVIMQDFTGVPCVVDLATMREAVNALGGDPGKVNPLAPAELVIDHSVVVDLFGSPDAFERNVEIEYERNHERYKFLRWGQTAFDEFKVVPPGTGIVHQANIEHLARVTMDRNGQAYPDTCVGTDSHTTMQNGLGILGWGVGGIEAEAAMLGQPISMLIPRVVGFKLTGRLNPGTTATDLVLTITEMLREHGVVGKFVEFYGDGVAEVPLANRATIGNMSPEFGSTAAIFPVDEETIRYMQLTGRSEAQTQLVETYAKEQGLWHDPAREPVYSEYLELDLSDVVPSIAGPKRPQDRIALTEAKPTWRKNITEYVHDEGIENGVDEASAESFPASDAPAVFTSGNGGPANHTTSKASHRPSKPVTVTLADGTETEVDHGAVVIAAITSCTNTSNPSVMIGAALLAKNAVEKGLSRKPWVKTSLAPGSKVVTDYYERSGLTPYLDKLGFNLVGYGCTTCIGNSGPLPEEISQAVQENDLAVTSVLSGNRNFEGRINPDVKMNYLASPPLVVAYALAGSMDVDITTEPLGTGSDGKPVYLADIWPEPQEIQEVIDSSIASEMYQSAYADVFAGDERWRSLPTPTGSIFEWDDSSTYVRKPPYFEGMSKEPAPVEDIVSARVLAKLGDSVTTDHISPAGAIKPDTPAGRYLRHHGIERKDFNSYGSRRGNHEVMIRGTFANIRLRNQLAPGTEGGYTRDFTQGDGENAPVTFIYDAAQNYATQQTPLIVLGGKEYGSGSSRDWAAKGTALLGVRAVIAESFERIHRSNLIGMGVLPLQFPQGYTADSLGLTGEETFSIVGVTELNRGSVPETVHVTTNTGININADVRIDTPGEADYYRNGGILQYVLRQLIA, translated from the coding sequence GTGTCCGCGAACAGCTTCGGCAGTAGTGACACGCTCCGCGTTGGCGACGCGTCGTATGAGATCTTCCGCCTGGACGCCGTCGAAGGCTCCGAGCGGCTTCCGTACAGCCTGAAAGTGCTGCTGGAGAACCTCCTGCGCACCGAGGACGGCCAGAACGTCACCGCCGAGCACATCCGCGCCATTGGCAACTGGGACCCCACGGCCGCACCGAGCCAGGAGATCCAGTTCACGCCCGCGCGGGTCATCATGCAGGACTTCACCGGCGTACCGTGCGTGGTGGACCTCGCGACCATGCGCGAGGCCGTCAACGCCCTCGGCGGCGACCCCGGCAAGGTCAACCCGCTCGCCCCCGCTGAACTGGTCATCGACCACTCCGTGGTCGTCGATCTCTTCGGCAGTCCCGACGCCTTCGAGCGCAACGTCGAGATCGAGTACGAGCGCAACCACGAGCGGTACAAGTTCCTGCGCTGGGGACAGACCGCCTTCGACGAGTTCAAGGTGGTGCCGCCCGGGACCGGCATCGTGCACCAGGCCAACATCGAGCACCTCGCCCGCGTCACGATGGACCGCAACGGGCAGGCGTACCCCGACACCTGCGTCGGCACCGACTCCCACACGACCATGCAGAACGGCCTGGGCATCCTGGGATGGGGCGTTGGCGGCATCGAGGCCGAGGCCGCCATGCTCGGCCAGCCGATCTCGATGCTCATCCCGCGCGTCGTGGGATTCAAGCTCACCGGCCGGCTCAACCCCGGGACCACGGCCACCGACCTGGTGCTCACCATCACCGAGATGCTGCGCGAGCACGGTGTGGTCGGCAAGTTCGTCGAGTTCTACGGCGACGGCGTCGCCGAGGTGCCGCTGGCCAACCGGGCCACCATCGGCAACATGAGCCCGGAGTTCGGCTCCACCGCGGCGATCTTCCCGGTCGACGAGGAGACCATCCGGTACATGCAGCTGACCGGGCGCAGCGAGGCCCAGACGCAGCTCGTCGAGACCTACGCCAAGGAGCAGGGTCTCTGGCACGACCCGGCGCGAGAGCCGGTCTACTCCGAGTACCTGGAGCTGGACCTCTCCGACGTCGTCCCCTCCATCGCCGGGCCGAAGCGCCCGCAGGACCGGATCGCGCTGACGGAAGCCAAGCCCACCTGGCGGAAGAACATCACCGAGTACGTCCACGACGAGGGCATCGAGAACGGTGTGGACGAGGCCTCTGCCGAGTCCTTCCCGGCCTCCGACGCTCCGGCGGTCTTCACCAGCGGAAACGGCGGTCCGGCGAACCACACGACCAGCAAGGCGAGCCACCGGCCCAGCAAGCCGGTCACGGTCACGCTCGCCGACGGCACAGAGACCGAGGTCGACCACGGCGCCGTGGTGATCGCCGCGATCACCTCGTGCACCAACACGTCCAACCCCTCGGTCATGATCGGCGCGGCGCTGCTGGCCAAGAACGCGGTCGAGAAGGGGCTCTCCCGCAAACCGTGGGTGAAGACATCGCTGGCGCCCGGGTCCAAGGTCGTGACCGACTACTACGAGCGCTCCGGCCTCACCCCCTACCTGGACAAGCTCGGCTTCAACCTGGTCGGCTACGGCTGCACCACCTGCATCGGCAACTCCGGCCCGCTGCCCGAGGAGATCTCCCAGGCAGTCCAGGAGAACGACCTCGCCGTCACGTCGGTGCTGTCCGGCAACCGCAACTTCGAGGGCCGGATCAACCCCGACGTCAAGATGAACTACCTGGCGTCGCCGCCGCTGGTGGTCGCCTACGCGCTGGCGGGGTCGATGGACGTCGACATCACCACCGAGCCGCTGGGCACCGGCTCCGACGGTAAGCCGGTCTACCTCGCCGACATCTGGCCCGAGCCCCAGGAGATCCAGGAGGTCATCGACTCCTCGATCGCCTCCGAGATGTACCAGAGCGCCTACGCCGACGTGTTCGCCGGCGACGAGCGGTGGCGCTCACTGCCCACCCCGACCGGCAGCATCTTCGAGTGGGACGACTCCTCGACCTACGTGCGCAAGCCCCCGTACTTCGAGGGCATGAGCAAGGAACCGGCGCCGGTCGAGGACATCGTCTCGGCGCGGGTCCTGGCCAAGCTCGGCGACTCGGTCACCACCGACCACATCTCGCCGGCCGGCGCGATCAAGCCCGACACCCCTGCCGGGCGCTACCTCCGGCACCACGGGATCGAGCGCAAGGACTTCAACTCCTACGGCTCACGCCGCGGCAACCACGAGGTGATGATCCGCGGGACCTTCGCCAACATCCGGCTGCGCAACCAGCTCGCTCCCGGCACCGAGGGCGGCTACACCCGCGACTTCACCCAGGGCGACGGCGAGAACGCACCGGTGACGTTCATCTACGACGCCGCGCAGAACTACGCCACACAGCAGACCCCGCTCATCGTGCTCGGCGGCAAGGAGTACGGCTCCGGCTCCTCGCGCGACTGGGCGGCCAAGGGCACCGCGCTGCTCGGTGTCCGCGCGGTTATCGCCGAGTCCTTCGAGCGCATCCACCGTTCCAACCTGATCGGTATGGGGGTGCTGCCGCTGCAGTTCCCGCAGGGGTACACGGCCGATTCGCTCGGCCTGACCGGTGAGGAGACGTTCTCCATCGTGGGCGTCACCGAGCTCAACCGGGGAAGCGTGCCCGAGACGGTGCACGTGACCACGAACACCGGGATCAACATCAACGCCGACGTTCGTATCGACACCCCGGGCGAGGCCGACTACTACCGCAACGGCGGAATCCTGCAGTACGTCCTGCGCCAGCTCATCGCCTAG
- a CDS encoding LLM class F420-dependent oxidoreductase, which translates to MRLRIFTEPQQGASYDTLLSVAKATEDLGYDAFFRSDHYLSMGDGDGLPGPTDAWVTLAGLARETSRIKLGTLMTAATFRHPGPLAISVAQVDQMSGGRVEFGLGAGWYEAEHLAYGIPFPATARERFDRYEEQLAVITGLWGTPQGESFRYEGRHYRLAEGPALPKPVQSPRPPVLIGGRGPTRTPRLAATYADEYNVPFSSAAETAEAFERTRAAVKSAGRTEPMRYSAAQVLCCGRNDAEVARRAEAIGRDVAELKENGLAGSPAEVVDKIGGFTEIGADRLYLQVLDLTDLDHLELVASQVAPQLR; encoded by the coding sequence ATGCGCTTGAGGATTTTCACCGAACCACAGCAGGGCGCCAGCTATGACACCCTGCTTTCGGTGGCCAAGGCCACCGAGGATCTGGGCTACGACGCCTTTTTCCGTTCTGACCATTACCTGAGCATGGGCGACGGCGACGGCCTGCCCGGGCCGACCGACGCCTGGGTCACCCTCGCCGGTCTCGCGCGCGAGACCTCCCGGATCAAGCTGGGCACCCTGATGACCGCGGCGACGTTCCGGCACCCCGGGCCGCTGGCGATCAGCGTGGCCCAGGTCGACCAGATGAGTGGGGGCCGGGTGGAGTTCGGCCTCGGTGCCGGCTGGTACGAGGCGGAGCACCTGGCCTACGGGATCCCGTTCCCGGCCACGGCCCGCGAGCGGTTCGACCGCTACGAGGAGCAGTTGGCCGTCATCACCGGGCTCTGGGGAACACCGCAGGGCGAGTCGTTCCGCTACGAGGGGCGGCACTACCGCCTCGCTGAGGGGCCGGCTCTGCCCAAGCCCGTGCAGTCGCCGCGGCCGCCGGTGCTCATCGGCGGCCGCGGACCGACCCGCACCCCGCGGCTGGCCGCGACGTACGCCGACGAGTACAACGTGCCGTTCAGCTCCGCCGCCGAGACCGCGGAGGCGTTCGAGCGTACCCGCGCCGCGGTGAAGAGCGCCGGCCGCACCGAGCCCATGCGCTACTCCGCGGCGCAGGTGCTGTGCTGCGGCAGGAACGACGCCGAGGTCGCCCGCAGGGCCGAGGCGATCGGCCGCGACGTCGCGGAGCTGAAGGAGAACGGGCTGGCGGGCAGCCCCGCCGAGGTGGTCGACAAGATCGGCGGCTTCACCGAGATCGGTGCCGACCGTCTCTACCTCCAGGTACTCGATCTGACCGATCTTGATCACCTGGAACTCGTCGCCTCGCAGGTGGCGCCGCAGCTCCGCTGA
- a CDS encoding aconitate hydratase yields MSGSVARKLIASHLVEGDMTPGREVGIGIDQTLTQDATGTLVMQELEALGLDRARTSVSVQYVDHNLLQADERNAEDHVYLESACRRYGIWFSKAGNGVSHPTHMQRFGVPGATMVGSDSHTCAAGSLGMLAIGVGGLEVALAIAGRPLYIRMPQIWGVRLTGRLPEWCSAKDVILEMLRRHSVKGGLNRIIEYHGPGVDTLSAMDRHVIANMGAELGATTTVFPADETVRSFLRGEQREHDFVPVVADEDASYDVTEEIDLSTIEPLIAKPSAPDNVVPVREVAGTEVSQVVVGSSANPGLRDFMMAAAVVEGRQIHEEVSFDVNPTSRQILADMTKLGGTVSLINSGARLHQTGCLGCIGMGQAPAVGQNSLRTFPRNFPGRSGTPEDSVWLCSPETAAASALAGMITDPRDAAQRFGLTYPKLQLPERSSVNTAMLTPPPEPSESSGELVKGPNISSLPDFPPLPDSVEAPVLLKVGDDVSTDEISPAGAAALPYRSNVPRLAEFTFVRIDDSYPRRAREIADSTGHFVVGGENYGQGSSREHAAITPRYLGLRAVVAKSFARIHWQNLANFGILALEFQDPSDYDDIGSGDVLAIADLTGTLPASAEITMRNVTKRQTYRLHHKLSARQVDAVLAGGQIPLLARSLA; encoded by the coding sequence ATGTCAGGCAGCGTCGCGCGGAAACTGATCGCCTCCCACCTCGTCGAAGGCGATATGACCCCGGGTCGTGAGGTCGGTATCGGCATCGACCAGACCCTGACCCAGGACGCGACCGGCACACTGGTCATGCAGGAGCTGGAGGCGCTGGGGCTGGACCGGGCACGTACCAGCGTCAGCGTCCAGTACGTCGACCACAACCTGCTGCAGGCCGACGAGCGCAACGCCGAGGACCACGTGTACCTGGAATCAGCGTGCCGCCGCTACGGGATCTGGTTCTCCAAGGCGGGAAACGGTGTGTCGCATCCGACACACATGCAGCGGTTCGGCGTTCCGGGCGCCACCATGGTCGGCTCGGACTCCCACACCTGCGCGGCCGGTTCGCTGGGGATGCTGGCGATCGGAGTGGGCGGGCTGGAGGTCGCACTGGCCATTGCCGGCCGGCCCCTGTACATCCGCATGCCGCAGATATGGGGGGTGCGCCTGACCGGGCGGCTTCCCGAGTGGTGCTCGGCCAAGGACGTCATCCTGGAGATGCTGCGCCGCCACAGCGTCAAGGGCGGCCTCAACCGCATCATCGAGTACCACGGCCCGGGGGTGGACACCCTCAGCGCGATGGACCGGCACGTCATCGCCAACATGGGGGCTGAACTCGGTGCGACGACGACCGTGTTTCCCGCCGACGAGACAGTACGGTCCTTTCTTCGCGGGGAGCAGCGCGAACACGATTTCGTGCCCGTGGTCGCCGACGAGGACGCCAGCTACGACGTGACCGAGGAGATCGATCTCTCCACGATCGAGCCGCTGATCGCCAAACCTTCGGCTCCCGACAACGTGGTGCCCGTGCGCGAGGTCGCCGGGACCGAGGTCAGCCAGGTGGTGGTGGGCTCGTCGGCCAACCCCGGGCTGCGCGACTTCATGATGGCCGCGGCCGTCGTGGAGGGGCGCCAGATCCACGAGGAGGTGAGTTTCGACGTCAACCCCACCTCCCGCCAGATCCTGGCCGATATGACGAAGTTGGGGGGCACCGTCTCCCTCATCAACAGTGGCGCGCGCCTGCACCAGACCGGATGCCTGGGCTGCATCGGAATGGGGCAGGCTCCCGCCGTCGGGCAGAACTCGCTGCGCACGTTCCCGCGGAACTTTCCCGGACGTTCCGGAACTCCGGAGGATTCGGTATGGCTGTGTTCCCCGGAAACCGCCGCGGCCTCGGCTCTCGCGGGCATGATCACCGACCCGCGCGACGCGGCCCAGCGGTTCGGCCTCACCTATCCGAAGCTCCAGCTTCCCGAGCGCAGCAGCGTGAACACGGCGATGCTGACCCCGCCACCAGAGCCGAGTGAGTCATCCGGGGAGCTCGTCAAGGGACCCAACATCTCCTCGCTCCCGGACTTCCCGCCGCTGCCCGACAGTGTCGAGGCGCCGGTGTTGCTGAAGGTGGGCGATGACGTCTCCACCGACGAGATATCGCCAGCGGGCGCCGCAGCGCTGCCCTACAGATCCAACGTTCCCCGGCTCGCCGAGTTCACCTTCGTGCGGATCGACGACAGCTACCCGCGGCGCGCCCGCGAGATCGCCGACTCCACCGGGCATTTCGTGGTTGGCGGGGAGAACTACGGGCAGGGGTCCTCGCGCGAGCACGCCGCGATCACGCCCCGCTACCTCGGATTGCGGGCGGTGGTCGCCAAGTCCTTCGCGCGGATCCACTGGCAGAACCTCGCGAACTTCGGGATTCTCGCCCTGGAGTTCCAGGATCCGTCGGACTACGACGACATCGGTTCCGGTGACGTCCTGGCCATCGCGGACCTCACCGGGACGCTGCCCGCCAGTGCCGAGATCACCATGCGAAACGTCACGAAGCGGCAGACCTACCGGTTGCACCACAAACTGTCGGCGCGCCAGGTCGACGCCGTGCTCGCCGGTGGACAGATCCCACTGCTCGCGCGCAGCCTCGCCTGA
- a CDS encoding class I SAM-dependent RNA methyltransferase yields the protein MSRGVSVRPDTGDLVGTEVELRVDNVAHGGWCVGRHDDQVVFVRHTLPGERVRALVTGQTKRFLRADAVEILEPSPDRVQPPCPYAGPGKCGGCDWQHASLEAQRRLKGDVVADQLRRIAGIEREVHVEELPGTPDGLGWRTRVRYAVDDAGHAGFRRHRSHEVQPVDECAIAHPDVRALGVTDASWEGFTEVEAITSHSHADNAVVVTPSGARMPAMPPLLESTAVLRRFKGGRVQQVRGRRGVRETVEGREYRVSAGSFWQVHPAAASTLSEAVREALRPEPGETALDLYCGAGLFAGALADAVGSEGRVIGVETDSETARDARYNLRDLPWVRVEQAEVADQLREWVDMRVDVAVVDPPRAGVGEAVAQQLAELRNRRVAYVSCDPATLARDLGTFIEAGYTLQDVRAFDSFPMTHHVECVATLTRE from the coding sequence ATGAGCCGTGGTGTTTCCGTGCGTCCCGACACAGGGGACCTGGTGGGAACCGAGGTGGAGCTGCGTGTCGACAACGTAGCGCACGGCGGTTGGTGCGTGGGCCGCCACGACGACCAGGTTGTGTTCGTCCGGCACACGCTGCCGGGCGAGCGCGTTCGCGCGCTGGTGACCGGCCAGACCAAGCGTTTCCTGCGTGCCGACGCCGTTGAGATCCTGGAGCCCTCGCCCGACCGCGTGCAGCCGCCGTGCCCGTACGCCGGTCCGGGCAAGTGCGGCGGGTGCGACTGGCAGCACGCCTCGCTCGAGGCGCAGCGCAGGTTGAAGGGCGACGTCGTAGCCGACCAGTTGCGGCGCATCGCCGGTATCGAGCGCGAGGTCCACGTCGAGGAGCTGCCGGGTACGCCCGACGGCCTCGGTTGGCGCACACGGGTCAGGTACGCCGTCGACGACGCTGGCCACGCCGGGTTCCGCCGGCACCGCTCGCACGAGGTGCAGCCGGTGGACGAGTGCGCGATCGCCCACCCCGACGTGCGCGCGCTCGGGGTCACCGACGCCTCGTGGGAGGGGTTCACCGAGGTCGAGGCGATCACCTCGCACTCGCACGCCGACAACGCTGTCGTCGTCACCCCGAGCGGGGCGCGGATGCCGGCTATGCCCCCGCTCCTGGAGTCCACCGCTGTCCTGCGCCGCTTCAAGGGCGGCCGGGTGCAGCAGGTGCGGGGGCGGCGCGGCGTCCGCGAGACGGTCGAGGGCCGCGAGTACCGGGTCAGTGCCGGAAGCTTCTGGCAGGTGCATCCGGCCGCGGCGAGCACGCTGAGCGAGGCGGTGCGCGAAGCGCTGCGCCCCGAGCCCGGCGAGACCGCGCTCGACCTGTACTGCGGAGCCGGACTGTTCGCGGGCGCGCTGGCCGACGCGGTCGGCTCGGAGGGCCGGGTGATCGGCGTCGAGACCGATTCCGAGACTGCCCGCGACGCCCGGTACAACCTGCGCGACCTGCCGTGGGTCCGGGTGGAGCAGGCCGAAGTCGCCGATCAGCTCCGGGAATGGGTTGACATGCGCGTCGACGTCGCCGTGGTCGACCCGCCGCGCGCCGGTGTGGGCGAGGCCGTCGCCCAGCAGCTCGCCGAGTTGCGCAACCGCCGGGTGGCCTATGTCTCGTGCGATCCGGCCACCCTTGCCCGCGACCTCGGGACGTTCATCGAGGCGGGCTACACCCTGCAGGATGTGCGCGCCTTCGACTCGTTCCCCATGACCCACCATGTGGAGTGCGTCGCGACCCTGACCCGCGAGTAG
- a CDS encoding transposase gives MTTAERHAEGAGYARYTYRLRVSSTAREWAKKVATDHDRLAVEDFRPKFLAKSTVARKAADAAIGATKQAMIHMAREHGRELRLVDPAHTTMECAPCGARTKHALPLSQRIYTCTACGAVSPRDENSACLMLVRAGLAPAGVEGLRPPGPLARQAA, from the coding sequence ATGACGACAGCGGAAAGACATGCGGAGGGTGCCGGGTATGCCCGCTACACCTACCGGCTTCGCGTGTCGTCAACCGCCCGCGAGTGGGCCAAGAAGGTCGCCACCGACCACGATCGCCTCGCGGTCGAGGACTTCCGGCCGAAGTTCCTTGCCAAGTCCACCGTGGCCCGCAAAGCGGCCGACGCCGCGATCGGCGCGACCAAGCAGGCAATGATCCACATGGCCCGCGAACACGGCCGCGAGCTGCGCCTCGTAGACCCCGCGCACACCACGATGGAATGCGCGCCGTGCGGAGCGAGAACCAAGCACGCACTTCCTCTTTCGCAACGTATCTACACCTGCACCGCGTGCGGAGCCGTGTCCCCCAGGGACGAGAACTCCGCTTGCCTGATGCTGGTCCGGGCTGGTCTGGCCCCGGCTGGTGTTGAGGGCCTAAGACCTCCCGGGCCGCTGGCCCGGCAGGCAGCCTGA
- a CDS encoding potassium channel family protein: MHIVILGCGRVGSTLAHTLEDMGHTLAVIDQDPDAFRRLRSSTAKAAVTGLGHDRDVLLSAGIENASAFCAVSSGDNSNIISARVARETFGVTNVVARIYDPRRAEVYQRLGIPTVGTVRWTADTILRRLIPGDPGLAHGGPLWRDPSGSLVLTEAPLTATWVDRRVEQLEAALPLRVAYLSRAGELLLPRGDETLRAGDVLHVLARSSDIDTVQARLRLHESEGNGG; the protein is encoded by the coding sequence GTGCACATCGTGATATTGGGATGCGGACGAGTGGGCTCGACGCTCGCACACACGCTGGAGGACATGGGCCACACGCTCGCCGTGATCGACCAGGACCCCGACGCGTTCCGGCGGCTCCGCTCCAGTACCGCCAAGGCCGCCGTAACAGGGCTCGGCCACGACCGCGACGTGCTCCTCTCCGCCGGCATCGAGAACGCCTCGGCGTTCTGCGCGGTGAGCAGCGGCGACAACTCGAACATCATCTCGGCGCGAGTGGCACGCGAGACCTTCGGCGTCACCAACGTCGTGGCGCGGATCTACGATCCGCGGCGCGCCGAGGTGTACCAGCGGCTCGGCATCCCCACGGTCGGCACCGTCCGCTGGACCGCTGACACGATCCTGCGCCGGCTGATTCCCGGCGATCCGGGGCTGGCACACGGCGGCCCCCTGTGGCGCGACCCGTCGGGAAGCCTGGTCCTGACCGAGGCGCCGCTCACCGCCACCTGGGTCGACCGGCGGGTCGAGCAGCTCGAAGCGGCGCTGCCGTTGCGCGTGGCCTACCTGTCGCGAGCCGGTGAGCTCCTGCTGCCGCGCGGCGACGAGACGCTGCGTGCGGGCGACGTGCTGCACGTGCTGGCCCGCAGCAGCGACATTGACACTGTGCAGGCCCGGTTGCGCCTGCACGAGAGCGAAGGGAACGGTGGCTAG
- a CDS encoding potassium channel family protein: MRVAIAGAGSVGRSIAAELTGSGHEVLLIDRDSRAIGLDELPRAEWLLADACELSSLEDARIGEFDALVAASSDDKANLVVSLLAKTEFAVPRVVARINDPGNEWLFTDAWGVDVAVSPPRLIAALVEDSTGVNEAGEAMALMSLPDTDLLEFTLPEDGAHVDRPVRELAPDLPEDIVLVAIVREGRVRPPAAETLLRSGDDLVFLSSAGSVQELGELLVPEP; this comes from the coding sequence ATGCGAGTCGCGATCGCCGGGGCGGGCAGTGTCGGGCGCTCCATCGCCGCCGAGCTGACCGGAAGCGGGCACGAGGTACTGCTGATCGACCGGGACTCCCGGGCGATCGGCCTGGATGAGCTGCCGCGCGCGGAATGGCTGCTCGCCGACGCCTGCGAGCTGTCCTCGCTTGAGGACGCGCGTATCGGCGAGTTCGACGCTCTCGTGGCCGCCAGCAGTGACGACAAGGCCAACCTCGTGGTGTCGCTGCTCGCCAAGACCGAGTTCGCGGTACCGAGGGTGGTGGCGCGGATCAACGACCCGGGCAACGAGTGGCTGTTCACCGACGCCTGGGGGGTCGACGTCGCGGTGTCCCCGCCACGGCTGATCGCCGCCCTGGTAGAGGACTCCACCGGGGTGAACGAGGCGGGCGAGGCGATGGCGCTGATGTCGTTGCCCGACACCGATCTGCTGGAGTTCACCCTGCCCGAGGACGGCGCGCACGTGGACCGCCCGGTCCGGGAGCTGGCTCCCGACCTCCCCGAGGACATCGTGCTGGTCGCGATCGTGCGGGAGGGGCGGGTGCGTCCTCCCGCAGCCGAGACCCTCCTGCGCTCCGGCGACGACCTGGTGTTCCTGAGTAGCGCGGGGTCCGTGCAGGAACTAGGCGAGCTCCTGGTCCCCGAGCCCTAG